A region of the Arctopsyche grandis isolate Sample6627 chromosome 10, ASM5162203v2, whole genome shotgun sequence genome:
GAGGTTCCATAAATGCTGCAGATGATTCACAACTTACAGTAGAAAACTTTGGAGGTTCTCAAGATCGACTTAATTTTGCGGGAAAAAATCCTGAAAAGGAATTGGCTACTGTCGGAAGCCATCAATCGTCACCTAGAAAAATATCTGCTCCTGCaggtttatattaattatatttttatatctacttatggatgtaatttttcattgataaaattggttaatttttcttaaattttaggACCAATTGAACCAAATCTCCCTATTCGATCTTCTTTACAAGATGCGAGAGGATCAATAGATATGTTTTATAAAGATGATGAAAATGGCGTGAtttattctaataaaaaaattgaagaatatAAACAGcgaaatatcgaaaggcaattTTCGAAGCCCGAAGAAGCGGAACAAATTATGGAGAATCAATATGCTAAACTTAGAAGACAATTAAGTAACGATACGATTAGTCTGAATACGCACACCAAAACAGACGAAGGaaatcattttcatttaaataacaacaacaataataaagAATGCACGGATGATTTGAACACAAAGATCAAGGGATTTGCTGATTTAACCAATTTCAGAAATCCTTCGGAACAATCAGGTAGTTGTTTTAAGTTTTATTGACACAACagatttatatatatgaaataataattatgcGTTTATTCAGGCATTCAATTGATTTATATGCAACACGGAAAAGAGGAAAACGCTCCAGTTGCAGGACCCAAAACAAACCAATTTCCAATGGAGGTGGAGAAAAAGATCACTTCTTTTGGTGCTCCTGTACATACGACAACATGGCAACAACAGTCGCtgcaaaatgaaaaatactCTTCAAGTATGTAAATTTCACATTAAGTGGGtttgatttttatgaaaattgatatattcaattaaaaatcttCACCTTAGATTGTGATGGAAGTTCGAATAATGAAAACCAAGATCCGACAGTGGTAACCAATGGAAACGCTATGGCCGCTCAGCTAAACAACATTCGCTTGAAATTGGAAGAAAAGAAAAGACGAATCGAACATGAAAAGAGGCGAATGGAAACAGCTCTTAACAGACAAAGACAACAGGTTGGACAGCAAGCGTTTCTTCAAGCCGTTACCAAGGTGATAATCTTTATCCGCTTGCACTCaatttcataatcatttttatctattatttatGGGATAGCaaggttttttaattttattattattatattttatccatTGGGTGGCAGATACAAATGTTTTCTTCTATAGTGATAATGTCATGtgagattatataatatatatctactTGAGTGTGTTATGAATTTGAAACAGGTGTTCACCAGTCACACTGCTGATTTggattttaattgtaatatatatatgtatacatttattgcaCATGgaaaagacaatatataaaatttttatattaggaTGGTCTCCGTATGTATCAAAACTTCAAATAAACTATTAAGTATAATTTTACAATctggtaaaaatatatagtgATCATCCTAATGTGAATCTATTATAAAAAATCATGTGGTGATGGTTTGGTGTGTTTGGGTCGATGGTTTCAGAATAAAAACATTGTTGCTAAATCACCCATGTCATCTGGTGGTGGAGAATGTGGAGGAGAAGAAAAGTCTCTAGCCCGAATTCCTACCAGAACTACAATTACTGAAAACACTTCACAGTCTTCTCCTTCACACGTGTCTAATCCCGTAAGGCCTGTCACATTACAGGTATTTcttgtaaaatttcaattgcGAGCATGCACTCAAAAACAGTTTTTAGAGTTTTAACATTTTATGGAATGctaatacatatgttaattttactgtttttgaatttgaatacaaaTCAAGTTttggtgttgtttttttttatattaaagaaagtaaatggTAATTGTGAAGCACATTATGAAATCTAATTTATTCCACTTTAATTATACTTTTGGTGAAAGTGAGATTGGTGTACTGTTAGTTTTACAGTTTTGTGATGAATATTGTGCCGTATGCTTTTGTTTCGTTCAGTAATCAAAATTATTTCGTTTTTAAGTGTCCGATTTGTGTATCTAGTGTTTGAAAATGTGTTTTTGTAGTAGTTTCCTGCACtctttcttcaaaaattttcacacgGTAAAAATTTATTCATCATAATTTCATTTGTGTCTGtgaatgtgtatacatatgtttatcaaTGCACATATTTGAGTAACAATATTGGTGtcggtttatttattaaatataaataacacacTGTTGAATGTTTGCTTGTTTctgtattgtttttttcaaaCTCCGAATCATTAAAGTTtcaatgtttattatattttaatatgatataaaattaattaatatattcgtTCATAATTATAGGATATTTCTTCGGATGTGCAATCTGTAGAAAACAAATGGCTTGATCAAGATGGTTTGCCATTTGTAGAAACAAGACGTACACCTGATTTGGATGGAATGGCGTTAGAAGACTATCATCAGTCTATCGCAAAgtgtgtaaaatttaattaaaaaaattgccaataatgaaaattttattaaaaaccaacatttttatttcagaatgAATTCAAGTTTACATGATATTCAATCTGATATAGCACGTCTAGCAAGTCAGCAAAACCAAATTCAAGCCAATCAAATTATGCAGCAGCAAGTTTATCAAACTCACATTCCACAATCTTTGGTGAGAAAGTTTTCACTTTGTAGTCATTCATAGATTAAATGGAATGCTTTTACAATATTAACTTTGGTATTTTATCAACAGAATAATCAATATGGATCACagcataatattaataattcatcATTTGGATTGCAACAAAATGCTTTTGGTTCTTCACCCCATATTCCAAACGATCGCCAGCAGATGTCATCGAGTCCACATCGTCATCGGTTGATTGAACCACCACAGTTTTATTTGCACgaccaacaacaacaacaacaacaacaacaagttCAATCCCCTCCAGTGCGCAGAACTTGGGCTCACCAAAATCAAGATCAGTCGCTTTGGCAAGGTGCTCACGCTCTTCCTCATCAACAGTCTCAAAACCAAGATCTTCAAAGAGGTTGGTCTGCACCACAAATGGTGCCTGGACATCCGCAAGAACTAAGAACTTGGGGAAATCCTCAAGGCTTCATACTTCACGAGGGAGGAAATCCATCGTACAATGTCAATATGCCCAATGTCAATGTTAAATATCAGAACGGATCTGAGCATCAAAACCACATGTTATTATCTAGTCCTCATACTCAACAATCTCACTTCGCAGTTCAATCTTTGTTCAACCAACAGACACCTCCGGCTGCCAGTCCCCAGCATAGAGTAATAACGCCTCAGCGTCAACAGTCTCTCGTGGATTTACCTCGCCAGCTAGGGGCTGTTAGCCTACAGCAATTATCTGCTAATGACACCGTACATGTCCCCATCAAAGCTCCTTCTATAGATGATATGGAACctcaaaatatttcttttattggAAATGCTGAAGACGAGGCGTTACAGCAGGGAATCAGTAGGTTAAATATTACGTCTGGAAGTCGAACTTATAGAATACCTTCACCAACGAGGCCGTCTCTTTCCCGTAACTCTTTTCAACAACCGTTGCTTGAATCGAGCCCAAGTGGAAACAGCTTAGATCAAGTGGATCAATCTGCTGAAAAAGGTTTTTACATATCGTTTGATAGTGAGCAACCTAAACGGCCCAAACCTCCGCTTCGTGCTAAACGCGGTTCACCTAAGAAAGACCGAACGCCGTCAAACAATCATAGTCCGGAAAGAGAATCACACGACACCTTGGATGAAAGTCATTGGCAAGATAGAGTAAAACTTAGCAACCAAGAACCTCCAATTAATCAAAAGCATATTTCTGTCGATAGTATTAAGCCTATTGTTCACAAGGAAATTCAAAGTTCGAGGACGATTCCCTCTGAAGAGGCCAAAAGTAATGCTGCAGCTATTATTATCGGCAAAGATATTTCAAATCTCAATCCGGTAAGTTCCgacttttatataatttgagGAAATGGAGTATGAATTATTTACTTAtgaatcatttattatttaggATACCGCAGAAGAGATGGAACGTAAAAAGGAACGCATTATGATGCTATCTTTACAAAGAAGACAACAAGCCGAGGAAGCAAGAGCTCGGGTAGAAGCTGCTGCCGAAGCACGCCGACAGAAAGAATCTGCTCTTGCAGATGAGCGTGCAGCTCGTAAAGAATATCAATCTCAGAGGCGAGAAGtcattttacaacaatataaactCAAAAAAGCTAAGGAAGAAGCAGAACGAGAAGTAAGTAAATGATATTGAAAGcatatttgtaattattgtaAACAATGTCTTTTGCCGTGCTTATGTAGAGCATTTATTTTTCAGGGGAAAGTATTCGACAAAGCTGAAATCTTGGCTTCAATGAAGCCTTCGAATCATCACGGTAGTAATAATGGTCATGTCGGAAGTGGTGCAAAACTTCGACCGAAAGGTGCCGGAGGCAATGCACGCGCTCGTCCCAAAACAATTCACGTTGACAGTGGAGCAGTTCAAATGGCAGAAGGAATTTTGTCTGCTAGTAGAGGAAAACAAGGCTCTTCGTCCAATCTTACAGGTATGCCTAAAATAGTCATATACAATTTAACTCTATTTGTTTTATATCTTGATTAGTATCTTGCAtggtatgtatgttcatatttttGGTTCTCACAAAAAGAGTTATCggtaaacaaaaattattttggaacattattatatatggatgtatttctttaaaaaataggAAACCTGTTACGACAGTGTGAGTTCATCCTCAATGCCGGCCTAATCGATATCGTGTTTTTgacattatttatttctttttcacTCCCTTAATGTAGTTGTAATATCATCACATCAAAATTCACTAACCTTTCTTTTATCGTGATGACCTTAAATCGGTTTTGTGAAAAGAAACCTTATTAAACTGAATAGTATGCAacattttgttattattgtttaatatgtatCACCACTTAAATTAGTTGGATTTGGAgctacattcatatataatacaatgcaaTATGAACCTCGACTTCATGCAAAATTATATATcgctacatttatttattttttcttaatgaAAGTGAGCTATAATGTCATATCTGATTTAAATTTTCGTTTtgataatgaatatttatttttgcaaagaaatacatgttttttttattattattcacataCAAGCTTTTCAAAAATCATTGCTGCTTTTTTTATtctgtaatatttgtttatttgtattataagtaaGAATTTATACTGTGAGTTGTGCCACTTCACCGATTGCCTTAAATTATTTAGTAGACATTTTTATTCaccattttttaaaatgtatattataaatatgatttcgattgtttaataattacatacatacaatagttgacatttgtttttcgatttcTTTTTCTATACATTTTCTTTTTGCACGTTATTTCatagataaaaatttaaaaaattaaatctgttATATGGTTTTTGTTAAAAATGCTATGCATGCCAAAATTATGTTGTAGTTTATTTGTGTTGTTATTGCTTTGCTTTGAAAATACAGCTGGATATAACCAGCCTCCGTCATCAATGTCCACTATGAGAAGAGACTATTATCGAGGATCGCAGGATAGCCTGGCTGATAGAGCAGGTCTATATAGAGGTacattttgcatatattttctTGAGAAtggttgtgtgtatgtgtgtgtgtttattttgtattgtataaatatgtattatttgtattatatgaatgTTTTCTGAAATCAACAATATTGCATCATTTCAGATTCACCAATTGATGAAAGCAGAGGCGTATCGCCGGGAAGTGGAGCTAGTGGATTAGGACGACGCGGTTCATACAAAACATCTAGAGGTATAGTCATTTTGTCATATTCAATAAACagagatttgatttttaaatttgcaagaTGAATCTTAATCGCATGAACCGGCAATTTTGgtgattttgataaaatattgacAGCACAAGTTTTTATTCCAATTGCATGGATTGACTTATAACATGAATCTtgaagtaattttaaaaatttaaaagtcaGTAAGCGGACTTTCTGCTGTAATTCGTAGATGTAATTATAGCATACCGACGATGTTTTTCAAATAGGAATATGCATAGATAGATGTTAGCGAAAACTTCGTTAGATTTATACATATTCGAGGATTCAAGTGAGATATAGAACAGTGTTACTTCACGTttgaattatgtataactattaaaaaaaaagatatattccacattaatattaatgaaaatatatatgtatacatactgtGTATGTAGGGAAAATGTGTGTTGAATGTATGAATCTTTCAGAAAACATAAATGTGACGGGGCCACAATCTCAGACTAGAGGAAGGTCTAAATATTCCACTTTCCAGAATAACTTTAAAACTGGACGGAAGTCTAGCTCTCTCATGAATCTTTGTGGTAAGATTTGCAGAGGATATGTTCATAATAAGCTTATATATGCTGTATTCACTGGGTTCAAATTTTTTGGTGCAAAGTTTTTAATCGTACTTTTTTCACGTTATTTTTGGTGGTTTCATTTCAAATTCttagaaaattattacataACTTTTCTTTAATAacttatttgtaaatatattgtttatctATTAAATTAGCATGATATTTGGTGAAGGTAATGGGTATtatgctatttatattattatatattatatgtatacgtattaaCAAATTGTGATTTctgtttttattacttttggGTCAAACCTAGCCAAAGTACAATATGTTCGTGtcgatcaataaaaaaaaaactatagatCATCGGATGACTAGTTTCAATAGTATCACATTGCGAGGGTGAAGggaaaaatgaatgaatttttatttatgaaacgaAAACGATTTTTTGCTCATTAAGTTGGTGGGAGAAGTATGATTGGAGTTTTATTTATAgcttatttttgttaaattacAGTAAATCTTAAATCATTATGATGCTTACATTTAGCATTCTTCGTTTTCAATTTGATGTCAGCtatgattaataatttattatacgaaCAAAAGTTATCAAAGTGTAGAAATTAAACTATAGATGAAT
Encoded here:
- the Patronin gene encoding calmodulin-regulated spectrin-associated protein patronin gives rise to the protein MQPAESYDSRQAKQRASIKWLLSKAFNNRVPDNLCEPFYRDHEDQEHLKPPIIGTLANAELYCMALSNMYSDPNYHNLNHWNILQTLVRKGIQIADPPDCTLTETVLIQTNPLKMSAHMAVVEGLMFLYGREVGTRERVSAAIRRWGGQQPGFITTGSIVSHETSLLAWISSACDVLHQKQQESEDMIPRIPSMENLRDLCDGVALAALISLYCPDVLPISQIRIPRLASVHDSIHNLTLVYNFSKKQLPYNVFHMTPEDITYMRGSMHQNLLVMLADLFNMLEIHPAKCVRFPGSQGDNTGVGVGVGAEQSNVHGVIHKRCLPPAAPVPIPDLRSGLHTPPPHLQPFTVTRSPSASIVSRGRPVQMTGVSVGQGMLQRSACSTPERRSASPQHNSILPQDDSFVVHRGRGVPTLSSVFRQGEGTGDSIAAGRPSNWEDQRRSSYAGRRSRRGSINAADDSQLTVENFGGSQDRLNFAGKNPEKELATVGSHQSSPRKISAPAGPIEPNLPIRSSLQDARGSIDMFYKDDENGVIYSNKKIEEYKQRNIERQFSKPEEAEQIMENQYAKLRRQLSNDTISLNTHTKTDEGNHFHLNNNNNNKECTDDLNTKIKGFADLTNFRNPSEQSGIQLIYMQHGKEENAPVAGPKTNQFPMEVEKKITSFGAPVHTTTWQQQSLQNEKYSSNCDGSSNNENQDPTVVTNGNAMAAQLNNIRLKLEEKKRRIEHEKRRMETALNRQRQQVGQQAFLQAVTKNKNIVAKSPMSSGGGECGGEEKSLARIPTRTTITENTSQSSPSHVSNPVRPVTLQDISSDVQSVENKWLDQDGLPFVETRRTPDLDGMALEDYHQSIAKMNSSLHDIQSDIARLASQQNQIQANQIMQQQVYQTHIPQSLNNQYGSQHNINNSSFGLQQNAFGSSPHIPNDRQQMSSSPHRHRLIEPPQFYLHDQQQQQQQQQVQSPPVRRTWAHQNQDQSLWQGAHALPHQQSQNQDLQRGWSAPQMVPGHPQELRTWGNPQGFILHEGGNPSYNVNMPNVNVKYQNGSEHQNHMLLSSPHTQQSHFAVQSLFNQQTPPAASPQHRVITPQRQQSLVDLPRQLGAVSLQQLSANDTVHVPIKAPSIDDMEPQNISFIGNAEDEALQQGISRLNITSGSRTYRIPSPTRPSLSRNSFQQPLLESSPSGNSLDQVDQSAEKGFYISFDSEQPKRPKPPLRAKRGSPKKDRTPSNNHSPERESHDTLDESHWQDRVKLSNQEPPINQKHISVDSIKPIVHKEIQSSRTIPSEEAKSNAAAIIIGKDISNLNPDTAEEMERKKERIMMLSLQRRQQAEEARARVEAAAEARRQKESALADERAARKEYQSQRREVILQQYKLKKAKEEAEREGKVFDKAEILASMKPSNHHGSNNGHVGSGAKLRPKGAGGNARARPKTIHVDSGAVQMAEGILSASRGKQGSSSNLTAGYNQPPSSMSTMRRDYYRGSQDSLADRAGLYRDSPIDESRGVSPGSGASGLGRRGSYKTSRENINVTGPQSQTRGRSKYSTFQNNFKTGRKSSSLMNLCGSSSEQDSMVLRYGDADSGLGRATPPRRAPSPGIRTLPSPSGPGSLPPGLITKRRTFDDGSSDISSTPSSIMDYSGPRLYKQPATKSNRGIMLNAVEYCVFPGVVNRDAKRRVLDEINNSESKHFLVLLRDAGCQFRALYSYCPDRDEVYKLYGTGPRQVNERMFDKFFKYNSGTKCFSQVHTKHLTVTIDAFTIHNSLWQGKKVLLPSKKDMALVI